One window from the genome of Nocardioides conyzicola encodes:
- a CDS encoding ferritin-like protein → MDETTSNDTREFADERLIVSRDDLRTHLQWAIELEHATLPPYLCALYSLDPARNPQAVEVVQSVFVEEMLHLTLAANLLNAIGGSPVLDAPHLLPGYPRTLPHGAPALTVELQPFGPEALEGFLRIEHPSPPRAAREADRYETIGQFYSAIEAGLRYLCDALGEEKLFTGDPSRQVGSTYPYGGSGKVVAVTDLDTAIEALREIVEQGEGTSHTEVWDGDHQMFHADRNEVAHYYRFEELKLGRQYQAGDTRESGPTGKPVDVDWQAVHPMRPNQRIGDPGSPEEVRQAQQRFNDAYCTLLWMLEQTFNGEPSTLGPATGAMFGLRAQAQALLQMPVGDGLTAGPTFEYVAPQDRS, encoded by the coding sequence ACGTCTGATCGTTTCCCGCGATGACCTACGTACTCACCTGCAGTGGGCGATCGAGCTCGAGCACGCCACCCTGCCGCCGTACCTGTGCGCCCTGTACTCGCTCGACCCCGCACGCAACCCGCAAGCGGTCGAGGTGGTGCAGAGCGTGTTCGTGGAGGAGATGCTGCACCTCACGTTGGCCGCGAACCTTCTCAACGCGATCGGCGGTAGCCCTGTCCTCGACGCGCCGCACCTCCTGCCCGGATACCCGCGGACGCTCCCGCACGGCGCCCCCGCGCTCACGGTGGAGCTGCAGCCGTTCGGACCAGAGGCCCTCGAGGGGTTCCTGCGAATCGAGCATCCATCACCACCGCGAGCCGCACGAGAGGCGGATAGGTACGAGACGATCGGGCAGTTCTACAGCGCGATCGAAGCGGGTCTGCGCTACCTGTGCGACGCCCTGGGTGAGGAGAAGCTGTTCACCGGCGACCCCTCGCGACAGGTCGGATCGACCTATCCCTACGGAGGATCGGGCAAGGTCGTTGCCGTCACCGACCTCGACACAGCGATCGAGGCTCTCCGCGAGATCGTCGAGCAGGGCGAGGGGACTTCCCACACCGAGGTCTGGGATGGGGACCACCAGATGTTTCACGCCGACCGCAACGAGGTCGCGCACTACTACCGCTTCGAGGAGCTCAAGCTCGGCCGTCAGTACCAGGCCGGTGACACCCGCGAGTCCGGACCGACCGGCAAGCCGGTGGACGTGGACTGGCAGGCCGTGCACCCGATGCGTCCCAACCAGCGGATCGGGGACCCGGGGTCACCCGAAGAGGTGCGGCAGGCCCAACAGCGGTTCAACGACGCCTACTGCACCCTGCTGTGGATGCTGGAGCAGACCTTCAACGGGGAACCCTCGACGCTCGGCCCAGCGACGGGTGCGATGTTCGGACTGAGGGCTCAAGCGCAGGCCCTGCTGCAGATGCCGGTGGGCGATGGACTCACCGCCGGGCCTACGTTCGAGTACGTCGCTCCTCAAGACCGGTCGTAG